In a genomic window of Myotis daubentonii chromosome X, mMyoDau2.1, whole genome shotgun sequence:
- the NXF3 gene encoding LOW QUALITY PROTEIN: nuclear RNA export factor 3 (The sequence of the model RefSeq protein was modified relative to this genomic sequence to represent the inferred CDS: substituted 1 base at 1 genomic stop codon), translating into MEAKRYRRELSRGLKDRNGAKAAEVGGHNPEGDTTERRPRRWGIYRRRYNNVSEQVSSGIHPSSHEQQDGDSATSDAHMDTRVRYAPYAIPHCHWRGNFQERVQTHINKEREQKPPETKMEEKKQDETSGSWFKITIPFGIKYDEKWLLNLIQKQCSVPFTPVEFHYEKMQAHFFVENASIAFALKNVGGKICDKNNEKISIFVIPSNAPQAVQKELKSEKEDQIKVMQTPDQLKGLGLQASWLSFSGLCGSSPXSQVKSAEELDQGKGLEPEDMSAKRNPICTTLSDNSTNGSCILELFPKFLCLDGQEPPPPTNLGIEAHKNVPSCKGSFFGSDPLKSLVLQFLKQYYSIYDSGDRHCLLCTYHDKACFSLTIPFNPKDPAQSSLFEYFKDNRNMKNLKDPNLRFQLLRHTKRDITCTLCVLPKTQHDLSSFVVDMLFQSERMLCFCVNGVFKEVEGRSQGSVRAFTRTFITTPASDSSLCIMNDELFVRDAMPNTTQRVHSIEVPTPTTSSMTTLSQEQQEMVQVFSTKSGMSLQLSQKCLHDNHWDYTRAVQVLTLCKAKYKLSEEALPQADPGS; encoded by the exons GGCACAATCCAGAAGGTGACACCACAGAAAGAAGACCAAGACGTTGGGGTATTTACCGAAGGAGATATAACAATGTGTCTGAACAAGTAAGTTCTGGCATTCATCCTTCATCCCACGAGCAACAAGATGGAGATTCAGCAACAAGTGATGCTCACATGGACACCCGAGTAAGATA TGCTCCCTATGCCATTCCACACTGTCATTGGAGAGGCAATTTTCAGGAACGAGTCCAAACCCATATTAAcaaagaaagagagcaaaaaccTCCAGAGACAAAAATGGAGGAGAAGAAGCAGGATGAGACTTCAGGAAGCTGGTTCAAGATCACA ATTCCATTCGGCATAAAATATGATGAGAAGTGGCTGCTGAATTTGATTCAGAAGCAATGCAGCGTCCCCTTTACTCCAGTCGAA TTTCACTATGAGAAAATGCAGGCCCACTTCTTTGTTGAGAATGCCAGTATTGCCTTTGCATTGAAGAATGTTGGTGGCAAGATTTGTGATAAGAATAATGAGAAG ATATCTATCTTTGTCATCCCCTCTAATGCACCCCAGGCTGTGCAGAAGGAGCTGAAGTCAGAAAAGGAGGATCAGATAAAGGTAATGCAGACTCCAGATCAGTT AAAAGGACTGGGGCTACAGGCATCTTGGCTCTCTTTCTCTGGTCTATGTGGTTCCTCCCCATAATCACAGGTGAAGTCAGCAGAGGAATTGGACCAGGGCAAAGGGCTGGAGCCAGAAGACATGAGtgcaaaaagaaaccccatatgCACCACCTTATCAGATAATTCAACCAACGGAAG CTGCATCCTGGAATTGTTCCCCAAGTTTTTATGCCTG gatGGTCAGGAGCCACCCCCACCAACTAATTTGGGGATTGAAGCCCACAAGAATGTACCATCCTGCAAG GGAAGTTTCTTTGGATCTGACCCACTGAAGAGTCTAGTCTTGCAATTTCTGAAGCA ATATTACTCTATCTATGACTCTGGAGACCGGCACTGTCTTCTCTGTACTTATCATGACAAGGCCTGCTTCTCCCTGACCATTCCTTTCAaccccaaggacccagccca AAGCAGCTTGTTTGAGTACTTCAAGGATAACAGGAATATGAAGAACCTCAAGGACCCCA ACCTGCGTTTTCAGCTGCTGAGACATACAAAACGTGACATTACATGCACACTCTGTGTGTTACCCAAAACTCAGCATGACCTGAGCTCCTTCGTGGTGGACATGTTGTTCCAGTCG GAAAGGATGCTCTGCTTCTGTGTCAATGGGGTGTTCAAGGAAG TGGAAGGAAGGTCTCAGGGTTCTGTGCGTGCCTTCACCCGGACCTTCATCACTACCCCTGCCAGCGATTCCAG TCTATGCATCATGAATGATGAACTGTTTGTGAGGGACGCCATGCCCAACACGACTCAGCGTGTGCATTCCATAGAAGTGCCTACACCCACCACCAGCTCCATGACCACTCTTTCCCAGGAGCAGCAAGAAATGGTGCAGGTTTTCTCCACCAAATCTGGAATGAGCCTCCAGTTGTCTCAGAA GTGTCTTCATGATAATCACTGGGACTACACTAGAGCTGTACAGGTGCTCACTCTGTGCAAG GCCAAATACAAGCTCTCAGAGGAGGCCCTCCCACAAGCTGATCCTGGATCCTAA